From Streptomyces sp. Edi4, one genomic window encodes:
- a CDS encoding magnesium and cobalt transport protein CorA has protein sequence MPERRARPERSPKKHSWRRQPSVDSRTPPGPAHPPGAREPAPTPPPVSPPGPPGGVPTASGEDVGTRPGEWVGSVVQSSLYRDGQHIASPGTLAETFRRLRETPDGMAWIGLQRPSASELRSLADEFDLHELAVEDALEAHQRPKLERYGDTLFVVLRAARYLDAPEEVDFGELHVFVGQDFLITVRHGAAPDLSAVRRRMEEDPELLALGAEAVLYAILDAVVDGYAPVVAGVQNDIDEIETEVFRGDPEVSRRIYELSREMVEFQRATRPLVGMLHGLMAGFAKYGTDEELQRYLRDVADHVTHISERVDGFRQALTDILTVNATLVTQQQNAEMRALAEAGFEQNEEIKKISSWAAILFAPTLVGTIYGMNFENMPELGWAFGYPFAVLLMAAVCVSLYFIFKRRHWL, from the coding sequence ATGCCTGAACGACGCGCCCGCCCCGAACGGTCACCGAAGAAGCACTCCTGGCGCAGGCAGCCTTCCGTCGACAGCAGGACTCCCCCGGGACCGGCCCATCCTCCCGGCGCTCGGGAGCCGGCCCCGACCCCGCCCCCGGTCTCGCCGCCCGGACCCCCCGGGGGCGTACCGACGGCGAGTGGAGAAGACGTCGGAACGCGGCCCGGGGAATGGGTCGGCAGCGTCGTCCAGTCCTCCCTCTACCGCGACGGGCAGCACATCGCATCGCCCGGCACGCTCGCCGAGACGTTCCGCCGACTGCGCGAGACCCCCGACGGCATGGCCTGGATCGGCCTGCAACGCCCCTCGGCATCCGAACTCCGTTCTCTGGCCGACGAGTTCGACCTGCACGAGCTCGCGGTCGAGGACGCCCTCGAAGCCCACCAGCGTCCGAAGCTGGAGCGCTACGGCGACACTCTCTTCGTCGTGCTGCGGGCGGCGCGCTACCTCGACGCCCCGGAAGAGGTCGACTTCGGCGAGCTGCACGTCTTCGTCGGCCAGGACTTCCTCATCACCGTCCGCCATGGCGCCGCCCCGGACCTCTCGGCGGTCCGCCGCCGCATGGAGGAGGACCCCGAACTGCTGGCGCTGGGCGCCGAGGCGGTGCTGTACGCGATTCTCGACGCGGTCGTCGACGGGTACGCCCCCGTGGTCGCGGGCGTACAGAACGACATCGACGAGATCGAGACGGAAGTCTTCCGCGGCGACCCGGAGGTCTCCCGCCGCATCTACGAACTCTCCCGCGAAATGGTCGAGTTCCAGCGCGCCACCCGCCCTCTGGTGGGCATGCTGCACGGACTGATGGCGGGCTTCGCGAAATACGGCACCGACGAGGAACTACAGCGCTACCTCCGCGACGTCGCCGACCACGTGACCCACATCAGCGAACGAGTGGACGGCTTCCGCCAAGCCCTCACCGACATCCTGACGGTCAACGCCACGCTGGTGACCCAGCAGCAGAACGCGGAGATGCGGGCACTGGCGGAGGCGGGGTTCGAACAGAACGAGGAGATCAAGAAGATCTCGTCGTGGGCGGCCATCCTCTTCGCCCCCACGTTGGTGGGAACCATCTACGGGATGAACTTCGAGAACATGCCGGAGCTGGGCTGGGCCTTCGGCTACCCGTTCGCGGTCCTGTTGATGGCAGCGGTGTGCGTGAGTCTGTACTTCATCTTCAAGCGGCGGCATTGGTTGTAG
- a CDS encoding SAV_915 family protein — translation MDSLTVEDADPEERRPAGPLYVPVRLGSAGGHQLRFLRDEFGVRTAVGFTSQDRLKAVLGRDQSWIRLAEPALRALSAPLGVTRMTVDPLLAPPTPRPRHGETPHLCARRDHTLSR, via the coding sequence ATGGACAGCCTCACCGTAGAAGACGCCGACCCGGAGGAACGCCGCCCGGCAGGGCCGCTGTATGTGCCGGTCCGGCTCGGCTCTGCCGGAGGGCATCAACTACGCTTCCTGCGCGACGAGTTCGGCGTGCGGACGGCGGTCGGGTTCACCAGCCAGGACCGGCTCAAGGCGGTGCTGGGCCGTGACCAGAGTTGGATCCGGCTCGCGGAACCGGCATTGAGAGCGCTTTCGGCACCGCTGGGCGTCACCCGTATGACGGTCGACCCCCTGCTCGCCCCGCCGACCCCCCGCCCCCGACACGGCGAGACCCCACACCTGTGCGCCCGGCGGGATCACACGTTGTCGCGGTAG
- a CDS encoding CsbD family protein — protein MGLADKLRNSSQSLTGRLKERTGRAVGNRRLKRTGRREQTGGDLKQAGEKAAEKAKDAFRD, from the coding sequence ATGGGCCTCGCCGACAAACTCAGGAACAGCTCTCAGTCGCTCACCGGGCGGCTGAAGGAACGGACCGGCCGGGCCGTCGGCAACAGGCGGCTCAAGAGAACGGGCCGCCGCGAACAGACCGGTGGCGACCTGAAGCAGGCCGGAGAGAAGGCCGCAGAGAAGGCCAAGGACGCTTTCCGGGACTGA
- a CDS encoding PRC-barrel domain-containing protein, with amino-acid sequence MIQAADIREWRTHGVIDRDGHRIGSLEAVYVDTRTDEPAMATVQVGLPTRHRLVFVPLDDTVVGPGYVKVAYEKALVKKCPPIGTDDVLPAEDEAAVFAHYGLTYQPGAGGERQLARR; translated from the coding sequence GTGATCCAAGCCGCGGACATCCGTGAGTGGCGTACTCACGGCGTCATCGACCGGGACGGGCACAGGATCGGCTCGTTGGAGGCGGTCTATGTGGACACCCGTACCGATGAGCCGGCCATGGCCACCGTGCAGGTGGGTCTGCCCACGAGACACCGGCTGGTCTTCGTACCCCTGGACGACACGGTCGTCGGGCCGGGCTATGTGAAGGTCGCCTACGAAAAGGCGCTGGTGAAGAAGTGCCCGCCGATCGGCACGGACGACGTGCTGCCCGCCGAGGACGAAGCGGCGGTCTTCGCGCACTACGGCCTGACCTACCAGCCAGGTGCCGGCGGTGAGCGGCAGCTCGCCCGTCGATAG
- a CDS encoding hydrophobic protein: MLLWIVLIVLVLALSGFGFTLHVLWFVAAALLVLWVIGFLTRGRMGLGRSAGSHR, encoded by the coding sequence ATGCTTCTCTGGATCGTTCTGATCGTGCTGGTCCTGGCGTTGTCCGGGTTCGGCTTCACGCTGCACGTCCTGTGGTTCGTCGCCGCGGCGCTGCTGGTTCTGTGGGTCATCGGATTCCTCACGCGCGGCCGTATGGGCTTGGGCCGCTCCGCCGGCAGCCACCGCTAG
- a CDS encoding LysE family translocator: MRGSGRALAHGRRTALATVLGNVLGSYVLVCAVALGIGTLVERSAAVFTAVKLVGAAYLVLLGAQAYRHRKDMRLGMESPGGAATPARPPPRGDLRTVADGVLVGVPNPKGIVFFAAVLPQFVDHTAGRLPSQMLLLGLIPITIGLVTDTLWGLGAAAARGWFARSERRLSMIGGAWGFAMMGLGVTVAVTGRAD, encoded by the coding sequence GTGCGTGGTTCGGGCCGGGCCCTCGCGCACGGCCGCCGCACGGCGTTGGCGACGGTTCTCGGCAACGTCCTCGGCTCCTACGTGTTGGTGTGTGCGGTGGCGCTGGGGATCGGCACGCTGGTGGAACGCTCGGCGGCGGTCTTCACGGCGGTGAAACTCGTGGGCGCCGCCTACCTTGTCCTGCTCGGGGCGCAGGCGTACCGGCACCGCAAGGACATGCGGCTCGGGATGGAATCCCCCGGCGGGGCGGCAACGCCGGCCCGACCGCCGCCCCGCGGTGATCTGCGGACCGTCGCGGACGGCGTCCTGGTCGGCGTCCCCAACCCCAAGGGAATCGTGTTCTTCGCCGCGGTGCTGCCGCAGTTCGTGGACCACACGGCAGGACGTCTGCCGTCCCAGATGCTGCTCCTCGGCCTCATCCCGATCACCATCGGACTGGTCACGGACACGCTGTGGGGCCTGGGCGCGGCCGCGGCCCGTGGCTGGTTCGCCCGCTCCGAGCGGCGGCTCTCGATGATCGGCGGCGCGTGGGGCTTCGCGATGATGGGGCTCGGCGTGACGGTCGCGGTGACCGGCCGGGCGGACTGA
- a CDS encoding SDR family NAD(P)-dependent oxidoreductase — MTTTFITGANKSLGYETARRLTDAGHTVLIGARDPGRGQAAADALGARFVRIDVTDDASVAAAADDIRAHEGGIDVLINNAGVLGTHSPADRITAADAGEVFEVNVVGIVRVTHAFLPLLRTSTNPVIVNVSSGMGSFAATHDPGRVEGRVVAPLYTASKAAVTMLTTQYAKSLPDVKVNAADPGYTATDFNGHSGPQTVTQGTDAIVELATIGADGPTGTLRDRHGTLGW, encoded by the coding sequence ATGACGACAACGTTCATCACAGGAGCCAACAAGTCCCTCGGGTACGAGACCGCCCGCCGCTTGACCGACGCCGGCCACACCGTCCTCATCGGTGCTCGTGATCCGGGGCGCGGCCAGGCGGCCGCCGACGCACTCGGTGCCCGCTTCGTCCGCATCGACGTGACGGACGACGCATCGGTGGCAGCGGCCGCCGACGACATCAGGGCGCACGAGGGCGGCATCGACGTCCTGATCAACAACGCGGGTGTCCTGGGGACACACAGCCCCGCCGACCGGATCACGGCCGCTGACGCCGGCGAGGTGTTCGAGGTCAACGTCGTGGGGATCGTCCGGGTCACGCACGCCTTCCTGCCCCTGCTGCGCACCTCGACGAACCCGGTCATCGTCAACGTGTCCAGCGGTATGGGGTCTTTCGCCGCCACCCACGATCCCGGACGCGTCGAGGGGCGGGTCGTCGCGCCGCTGTACACGGCGTCGAAGGCCGCCGTGACCATGCTGACCACGCAGTACGCGAAGTCCTTGCCGGACGTGAAGGTGAACGCGGCCGATCCGGGCTACACCGCCACCGACTTCAACGGACACAGCGGCCCGCAGACCGTCACCCAGGGAACCGACGCCATCGTCGAACTGGCCACCATCGGAGCGGACGGCCCGACGGGAACCCTCCGTGACCGCCACGGCACGCTCGGCTGGTGA
- a CDS encoding helix-turn-helix transcriptional regulator codes for MDETLGAALRRWRDRLSPVDVGRALRPGRRAAGLRREELAELAGLSVDYVVRLEQGRATNPSAQVVASLARALQLRPPERDYAYRLAGLLPPQEGTISTHVPAGVQRMLARLGEFPVGVFSADWTLLTWTPAWAVLMGDPSSRTHAERNLVRAAFATGPTGLTSWPVIQDGDTLNTALVADLRTALLNYPDDRSLAGLVAELRSTSAEFTRLWDEGAVGPHVSARKTILHPQAGEVTCDCDVLTVPGSDIRLVVYTVAAGSADAEKLEFLQVTSGVRVGGSPPSGPGLFSAP; via the coding sequence GTGGACGAGACCCTTGGCGCGGCATTGCGTCGCTGGCGTGACCGGCTTTCTCCCGTCGACGTCGGGCGGGCACTGCGGCCCGGCCGGCGCGCGGCAGGGTTGCGGCGCGAGGAACTGGCCGAGCTCGCGGGGCTGTCGGTCGACTATGTGGTACGGCTGGAGCAAGGCCGTGCCACGAACCCTTCGGCGCAGGTCGTCGCGAGCCTGGCCAGGGCGCTGCAACTGCGGCCGCCGGAGCGCGACTACGCCTATCGGCTGGCCGGCCTCCTTCCACCACAGGAAGGCACGATCTCCACGCACGTCCCCGCCGGGGTCCAACGGATGCTCGCTCGCCTCGGAGAGTTCCCTGTGGGCGTGTTCAGCGCCGACTGGACCCTGCTGACCTGGACCCCGGCGTGGGCGGTGCTCATGGGCGACCCGAGCTCACGGACACACGCCGAGCGGAACCTCGTACGGGCGGCCTTCGCCACCGGGCCGACCGGGCTCACGTCCTGGCCCGTCATCCAGGACGGCGACACCCTGAACACCGCGCTCGTGGCCGATCTGCGCACCGCGCTCCTCAACTATCCCGACGACCGATCCCTCGCCGGCCTCGTCGCGGAACTGCGCTCCACCAGTGCGGAGTTCACCCGGCTGTGGGACGAGGGCGCGGTCGGTCCGCACGTCTCGGCCCGCAAGACCATCCTGCACCCCCAGGCGGGCGAGGTGACATGCGACTGCGACGTGCTCACCGTCCCGGGCAGCGACATCCGCCTCGTCGTCTACACGGTGGCCGCGGGTTCCGCCGATGCGGAAAAGCTGGAGTTTCTACAGGTCACCAGCGGCGTCCGTGTCGGCGGTTCCCCGCCTTCGGGGCCCGGACTGTTCTCGGCGCCGTGA
- a CDS encoding PRC-barrel domain-containing protein, with product MNENVWAYRPIASHRTGMDLTGYKVEASDGGIGKVDKHSEDVGAAYIVVDTGTWIFGKEVLLPAGVVARVDRKEKKVYVDRTRDQIKRAPEFDKEKHLGNPDYHEEIGTYYAHPRPRPMM from the coding sequence GTGAACGAGAACGTATGGGCATACCGGCCGATCGCTTCCCACCGGACCGGCATGGATCTGACCGGCTACAAGGTGGAGGCGAGCGACGGCGGCATCGGCAAGGTCGACAAGCACTCCGAGGACGTCGGCGCCGCCTACATCGTCGTCGACACCGGAACATGGATCTTCGGCAAGGAGGTCCTTCTGCCGGCCGGGGTCGTGGCGCGCGTCGACCGGAAGGAGAAGAAGGTCTACGTCGACCGCACCAGGGACCAGATCAAGCGCGCACCCGAGTTCGACAAGGAGAAGCATCTCGGCAACCCGGACTACCACGAAGAGATCGGCACCTACTACGCACACCCGCGTCCGCGACCGATGATGTAG
- a CDS encoding MFS transporter gives MTNSPPQGGLRGSAGLLGAAGFLSNFDRFSIAPMLVLIGPALGVPLGTAALAASAYTLGYGLTQPAWGMASDRFGRVRVMRVSLAAAALGALSSAAAPGAAALIVARGCTGACFAAAIAGSLTYVGDTVAPAGRQRALSSLMTAFALGTALATVAAGALAHWVSWRLVFALPGVVAGYLALALRRLPEPALAPREGGALRTVLRSRWQWYVMAVALLEGGVLLGCFTYLPPALESLGTAPATAGAVAALYGVAAMAGAQLVRRLSGRLGPVALIVAGGAQVLTAYAVAALHPSLVTLGLSALLLGGGWAFLHSTVQAWATLLVPSARASGIALFGVALYLGSALGTGLAAGPAQRGSFQALFAVAAVLTVPLTALAAYGRRRYGDGGASGPGDVGADGPVNAGGSVRGGGSPSAGEAGGVPR, from the coding sequence ATGACCAATTCACCGCCCCAAGGCGGGCTCCGCGGCAGCGCCGGACTGCTCGGCGCCGCCGGTTTCCTCAGCAACTTCGACCGCTTCTCGATCGCGCCGATGCTCGTGCTCATCGGACCCGCTCTTGGCGTGCCGCTCGGCACGGCCGCGCTCGCCGCGAGTGCGTACACCCTCGGATACGGCCTGACCCAGCCGGCCTGGGGCATGGCGAGCGACCGGTTCGGAAGGGTGCGGGTGATGCGCGTCTCGCTTGCGGCGGCCGCGCTGGGAGCGCTCTCATCGGCGGCGGCGCCGGGAGCGGCCGCGCTCATCGTGGCGCGGGGCTGCACCGGGGCGTGCTTCGCGGCCGCCATCGCCGGCTCCCTGACGTATGTGGGCGACACCGTCGCGCCGGCCGGCCGCCAGCGCGCCCTGAGCTCCTTGATGACGGCGTTCGCCCTCGGCACCGCGCTGGCGACGGTGGCCGCGGGGGCGCTGGCCCACTGGGTGAGCTGGCGCCTGGTGTTCGCGCTCCCGGGCGTGGTCGCCGGATATCTGGCCCTGGCCCTGCGCCGCCTGCCCGAACCCGCGCTCGCTCCCCGCGAGGGCGGCGCGCTGCGCACGGTCCTGCGATCGCGCTGGCAGTGGTACGTGATGGCGGTCGCCCTGCTCGAAGGCGGCGTACTCCTGGGCTGTTTCACCTATCTGCCGCCCGCGCTGGAGTCGCTTGGCACGGCTCCGGCGACGGCGGGCGCGGTGGCGGCGCTGTACGGGGTCGCGGCGATGGCCGGCGCCCAGCTGGTGCGCCGGCTGTCCGGACGCCTCGGCCCGGTCGCGCTGATCGTGGCGGGCGGCGCCCAGGTCCTGACCGCGTACGCCGTGGCCGCGCTGCATCCGTCCCTGGTGACCCTGGGCCTGAGCGCGCTGCTCCTGGGCGGCGGGTGGGCGTTCCTGCACTCGACGGTGCAGGCGTGGGCGACCCTGCTGGTGCCGAGCGCCCGGGCGAGCGGGATCGCCCTGTTCGGGGTCGCCCTGTACCTGGGCAGCGCCCTGGGAACGGGACTCGCCGCGGGGCCCGCCCAACGGGGCTCATTCCAGGCCCTGTTCGCGGTGGCCGCCGTCCTGACCGTGCCTCTCACCGCGCTGGCGGCGTATGGACGCCGGCGGTACGGAGACGGGGGTGCGAGTGGGCCCGGGGACGTAGGGGCCGATGGCCCGGTGAACGCGGGCGGTTCGGTGAGAGGGGGCGGTTCGCCGAGCGCGGGCGAGGCCGGGGGTGTGCCTCGTTGA